Part of the Sphaerochaeta associata genome is shown below.
CTTGATGACATCGACTTTGCCAGACTCGATGCCTATACAGAGCAGTATGGAGTGAAAGCCCTCGAACGTCGTGTAACCACCTTGAAGGAGGCATATTTATTATGATTGATCTACAGGCATTGCAACACTACTTTCCCGCCACGGTACAACGACGAACCGATTTGGCTGCTTACATGGTAAAAGAATACCTACAGTGCCAAATCTTGGAATACCTAAGCCATACTCCATATATGGAGAACCTCTCTTTCATTGGTGGAACCAACCTTCGATTGATCAAGCGTATCGATCGTTTCAGTGAAGATCTTGATTTCGATTGCAAGAACCTCAGCTTTGAAGCATTTCAAGCGATGACCGACTTGGTAGTCAAGCATCTATTGGACCAAGGGTACAACGTTGAACCCAAACAACAGGAGCATGAGGGACTGCATGCCTATCGAAGAAGCTTATACTTCCCCCAGCTTCTCTTCTCCTTGAACCTAAGCGGTTATAGAAATGCAAAATTCCTTATCAAGCTTGAGATGCAAGACCAAGGATGCGCCTATCCTGTTCAACGTGCCTTTATACAGAGCTGTGGCTTCCATTTTCCCGTCCCTGTTCCTCCTGACGACATTCTATGTGCCATGAAAATCTCAGCTCTGCTTTCAAGGACAAAAGGAAGAGACCTATACGATGCTCAATTTCTTCTTGGGCAAACAAAGCCTAATTACGATTATCTGACTGCCAAACACGGGATTACTTCTGAATCCGAGCTCAAGCATGCAATCCTGGAACGCCTCAAACAAGTCGACCTGTCTCTGAAACAGCATGATTGTGAACATCTGCTCTTCGATAAACAGAAGAGCAGCACCATCCTCTACTTCCCTGACTTCATCCAGTCCTACCTCATTGATTGAGTGCTGACAGTCACTCCCTGTCCAGCAGAAAGGCTCATGCTCACTGTTCCACCGACATCGTAACCAACCGTCTTGATGTGGTACCTTCCTGCCTTGAGGTTATGTGTATGGCTAGCATAGCCAGAGCCTTGGATGAGTGTGACCACCTCCTGTCGAACTTCGTCGATCAGGACAAGCTTGTAATGCGTCGTATCCACCGAACTGGAGGTGGAGATCGTTACGGTTCCACCTTGGTCGCTATCGAGGCGGTAGAGCGTCTCAATGCCATGGAAGCCCCGGAATGACAAGTTTGCACTACGGTTTGTGAGACTAATATCGCGATTGCGATAAAAGAACGAGTCACCGGCCTGCAGCATTCTCTCCTTGTCATCGACCAGGTCCGGTGAGTATGAGCCGAGTGAAAGATTGCCCAAAAAGGTACACGAGGCAAGAACAAAGCAAAGACTGATAATGGCCACGAGACGAGTAGTTTGTTTCATAATATTCTCCTAATACAGCACAACCTTACGTTTGTTACAAAGAAAAAGCACTCAGAAACTCTTCGTAGTTGCGCTTCACTACGAGCAAGTATTGCGTATCGGACAGTGCGATGGTACGCTTTTTTCCTATGAAGCATTTCATCCTGTTGGCCTATATCCTGATCTTCTCCACCGGCTTTGCATCGCTGGCCGGCTTGGCTGTCCTTGCACTTCGACTCTCCCACCCGTTCATCAAACGGATGCTGCTGGTGCAGAGCCTGTTCATCGCCAACCTTGCCCTGGTTGCCGGCTACTATTATGCCAAGCAAGTGATGGATCTTGTGGGAACGACTTCTTCGGTTGACTTCACCTTCGCTGTCATCGCTACGCTTCTCAACCTTGCTCTCTATGGATCGTTGGTCTACTTACTGTCACTTCACTCATTTCGCACTGCACACAAAGGGCTCTCTACAACAGCGCTTGCCCTCTGTCTGACAACCATGGCCATCCAGCTGCACCTTGCTTCTGCATTGTTCGGCGCCCAAGCTTTGACATCATCAGGCCAGTGGTCGGTCATTACCTATCTAGTAGTCGGCTGTGCAATGCTCAGTCTGGGAATCCTGTTGCTCAAGAGCCGGAAGAATGACGACCATCCTTCCTTGAAAACATTGTATG
Proteins encoded:
- a CDS encoding nucleotidyl transferase AbiEii/AbiGii toxin family protein, whose protein sequence is MIDLQALQHYFPATVQRRTDLAAYMVKEYLQCQILEYLSHTPYMENLSFIGGTNLRLIKRIDRFSEDLDFDCKNLSFEAFQAMTDLVVKHLLDQGYNVEPKQQEHEGLHAYRRSLYFPQLLFSLNLSGYRNAKFLIKLEMQDQGCAYPVQRAFIQSCGFHFPVPVPPDDILCAMKISALLSRTKGRDLYDAQFLLGQTKPNYDYLTAKHGITSESELKHAILERLKQVDLSLKQHDCEHLLFDKQKSSTILYFPDFIQSYLID
- a CDS encoding response regulator transcription factor, yielding MKHFILLAYILIFSTGFASLAGLAVLALRLSHPFIKRMLLVQSLFIANLALVAGYYYAKQVMDLVGTTSSVDFTFAVIATLLNLALYGSLVYLLSLHSFRTAHKGLSTTALALCLTTMAIQLHLASALFGAQALTSSGQWSVITYLVVGCAMLSLGILLLKSRKNDDHPSLKTLYGGIGLSCLLFVPLGAMEYVLGAFTQFAYQPLSLEYLMYLLINTTILIAAAKVLAKQPQSGSAFGELTPDTAKRFLLTAREQEMASLIAQGLTNKEIAFRLGISEATVRTHIYNLFQKVGVQSRIELLNVLHQ